The Brassica oleracea var. oleracea cultivar TO1000 chromosome C6, BOL, whole genome shotgun sequence genome includes a region encoding these proteins:
- the LOC106298417 gene encoding uncharacterized protein LOC106298417 isoform X1: MVSRQEGTLYTRKRDFTIYGEEFHNSFKKSKQEDPSQGKLQRHNSFKKSKQEDPSQGKLQRHNSFKKSKQEDPSQGKLQRTMINERPKSESMRSITFDFELHLHTHLPSNCQKSLEAKGYSRASEDHSSYPKDPVIVGRPKMSLDLELNLSPSYSPSTTTTKIDESRNHNKTVSSSKDKNLTSQSKKTTIGTGLNRSLSWLAFEGGDDDHKEQEMVTKVCMKCHMLVMLCTSSPVCPNCKFMHPHDHSSTKLFKPSNLLRLMC; encoded by the exons ATGGTTTCTCGACAAGAAGGAACCCTCTACACCAGAAAGAGGGATTTCACAATCTATGGGGAAGAGTTTCATAATTCATTCAAGAAGAGCAAACAAGAAGATCCATCACAGGGCAAACTTCAGAGGCATAATTCATTCAAGAAGAGCAAACAAGAAGATCCATCACAGGGCAAACTTCAGAGGCATAATTCATTCAAGAAGAGCAAACAAGAAGATCCATCACAGGGCAAACTTCAGAGGACTATGATCAATGAACGACCAAAATCAGAGAGTATGAGATCAATTACCTTTGATTTTGAACTTCATCTCCACACTCATCTACCTTCAAATTGCCAAAAATCTTTAGAGGCTAAG GGATATTCGAGAGCATCTGAGGATCATAGTTCATACCCCAAAGATCCCGTGATTGTTGGACGACCTAAGATGAGCCTAGACCTAGAGCTGAACCTTTCACCTTCTTACTCACCTTCAACAACCACAACGAAGATAGATGAATCCAGAAATCACAACAAGACTGTGTCATCATCGAAGGATAAAAACTTGACAAGTCAGAGTAAGAAGACAACAATTGGGACAGGGTTAAACCGATCACTGTCTTGGCTTGCTTTTGAAGGTGGTGATGATGATCACAAGGAGCAAGAGATGGTAACAAAAGTGTGCATGAAATGCCACATGCTGGTTATGCTGTGTACATCAAGTCCTGTTTGTCCCAACTGCAAGTTCATGCACCCGCATGATCACAGCTCTACAAAACTGTTTAAACCATCAAATTTGCTGAGGCTCATGTGCTAG
- the LOC106298417 gene encoding uncharacterized protein LOC106298417 isoform X3: protein MVSRQEGTLYTRKRDFTIYGEEFHNSFKKSKQEDPSQGKLQRHNSFKKSKQEDPSQGKLQRTMINERPKSESMRSITFDFELHLHTHLPSNCQKSLEAKGYSRASEDHSSYPKDPVIVGRPKMSLDLELNLSPSYSPSTTTTKIDESRNHNKTVSSSKDKNLTSQSKKTTIGTGLNRSLSWLAFEGGDDDHKEQEMVTKVCMKCHMLVMLCTSSPVCPNCKFMHPHDHSSTKLFKPSNLLRLMC, encoded by the exons ATGGTTTCTCGACAAGAAGGAACCCTCTACACCAGAAAGAGGGATTTCACAATCTATGGGGAAGAGTTTCATAATTCATTCAAGAAGAGCAAACAAGAAGATCCATCACAGGGCAAACTTCAGAGGCATAATTCATTCAAGAAGAGCAAACAAGAAGATCCATCACAGGGCAAACTTCAGAG GACTATGATCAATGAACGACCAAAATCAGAGAGTATGAGATCAATTACCTTTGATTTTGAACTTCATCTCCACACTCATCTACCTTCAAATTGCCAAAAATCTTTAGAGGCTAAG GGATATTCGAGAGCATCTGAGGATCATAGTTCATACCCCAAAGATCCCGTGATTGTTGGACGACCTAAGATGAGCCTAGACCTAGAGCTGAACCTTTCACCTTCTTACTCACCTTCAACAACCACAACGAAGATAGATGAATCCAGAAATCACAACAAGACTGTGTCATCATCGAAGGATAAAAACTTGACAAGTCAGAGTAAGAAGACAACAATTGGGACAGGGTTAAACCGATCACTGTCTTGGCTTGCTTTTGAAGGTGGTGATGATGATCACAAGGAGCAAGAGATGGTAACAAAAGTGTGCATGAAATGCCACATGCTGGTTATGCTGTGTACATCAAGTCCTGTTTGTCCCAACTGCAAGTTCATGCACCCGCATGATCACAGCTCTACAAAACTGTTTAAACCATCAAATTTGCTGAGGCTCATGTGCTAG
- the LOC106298417 gene encoding uncharacterized protein LOC106298417 isoform X2, giving the protein MVSRQEGTLYTRKRDFTIYGEEFHNSFKKSKQEDPSQGKLQRHNSFKKSKQEDPSQGKLQRTMINERPKSESMRSITFDFELHLHTHLPSNCQKSLEAKGYSRASEDHSSYPKDPVIVGRPKMSLDLELNLSPSYSPSTTTTKIDESRNHNKTVSSSKDKNLTSQSKKTTIGTGLNRSLSWLAFEGGDDDHKEQEMVTKVCMKCHMLVMLCTSSPVCPNCKFMHPHDHSSTKLFKPSNLLRLMC; this is encoded by the exons ATGGTTTCTCGACAAGAAGGAACCCTCTACACCAGAAAGAGGGATTTCACAATCTATGGGGAAGAGTTTCATAATTCATTCAAGAAGAGCAAACAAGAAG ATCCATCACAGGGCAAACTTCAGAGGCATAATTCATTCAAGAAGAGCAAACAAGAAGATCCATCACAGGGCAAACTTCAGAGGACTATGATCAATGAACGACCAAAATCAGAGAGTATGAGATCAATTACCTTTGATTTTGAACTTCATCTCCACACTCATCTACCTTCAAATTGCCAAAAATCTTTAGAGGCTAAG GGATATTCGAGAGCATCTGAGGATCATAGTTCATACCCCAAAGATCCCGTGATTGTTGGACGACCTAAGATGAGCCTAGACCTAGAGCTGAACCTTTCACCTTCTTACTCACCTTCAACAACCACAACGAAGATAGATGAATCCAGAAATCACAACAAGACTGTGTCATCATCGAAGGATAAAAACTTGACAAGTCAGAGTAAGAAGACAACAATTGGGACAGGGTTAAACCGATCACTGTCTTGGCTTGCTTTTGAAGGTGGTGATGATGATCACAAGGAGCAAGAGATGGTAACAAAAGTGTGCATGAAATGCCACATGCTGGTTATGCTGTGTACATCAAGTCCTGTTTGTCCCAACTGCAAGTTCATGCACCCGCATGATCACAGCTCTACAAAACTGTTTAAACCATCAAATTTGCTGAGGCTCATGTGCTAG